In Sardina pilchardus chromosome 8, fSarPil1.1, whole genome shotgun sequence, the genomic window GAATCTGTTGGCAATGAAATGCATCCTTGTTTGGGCCCTTCAGTGGCCAGTGTTTTGGGCTGGATTAGCTGATTGATTAGCTCCAGTCTCCACCTCATAAGCATGTTCAACTGAAATTTCTCAAACCACACATTTAACATCTTTATTTTCCAGAAGGCACATTGTACAAAATTTCAGAAGTGTTCTTAATATATTAGAATCAATGTATAAAGACAAACAATCTCAGGCTTACTGCCTTTCTATAAatccactgtacattttgttcAGGCCTGGTGCTGGCCTACTAACTACTCCTTGTCAAGACCATATGAATGGAGGGTCACAAATGGATTGAAACCTTGTGTAATACTGCGGGGTTTCCCCCTTTTCAGACTGTTTCAAAATGATccaaagagagaggagacaacaAATTGGGTAGAAATGCTCTACCCACAACTTTGAAACATGTGGATCAGGATCACTGTGTGAAAATAAAGCACCAGCAACATTTGCTATACAAATAACACAGCTTACAACATGTACCTAGTATAATTTAAGAACATTAGACTATTTTTTTAaggagtgtgcatttgtgcatgttaAATCATCTCTGTTTACAGAAAAGTGCAGCATGAGTTTCAAGAGTACTTctatgataaaaaataaaacataaaaaatacacAGTTTACTTGTGCAGCACAGGGGTTTAACCCTTAAAAAGACATGCCACCCATATCAGTACGAGAAAGGCACAGAGGCAGGAATGCGTGCTTTGTAAAGAAACTTTCATGTGTTGGTGGTGCACATAGGTGGTAAGATCAGCTTAAAAGCTCCTCTCCTTATCCACGACTTGCTTTTGAACCCCCCACAGTGCTCACAGTAGGTTGACCCCATGCTTGAGCAGCCGATGGCGGGCTTTGCTGGGCAGGGAGAAAGCGCTGTCCTGGTGGTTGGGAATGCCAGAGTTCCTGACTGAGGAGGCGTGCTGTAGGAAGTAGGTCTCCTGTGCCGTGCTCCGCGTGCCATATACAGCAGCCCCCGCACTCCTgtgacggacacacacattacattacacatgagaaaagtttggattgacCTGAGCGTGTTGGCGGAAGAGCTAGACATCGCTCGGCTGAGGAGCGCAGCggtcggtcacacacacacacacacacacacacacacacacacacacacacattatgctcaTTATGTATGCAACCACATCACCCTCAAATAAGTTGCATGTCCGAAGCATACAGAACATTCCATACTTTTTTCAACTGacacttttttcatttaactgacaactttttatccaaagtgacatacaagtGACTACTATACTATAAGTACTCATCCGTGCGTACTATATTCCATCAACATGACAATATGAGACAACACTAAACCAGAGTAATCTTATAGTACCaagacagtcagtcagtctgtgtgCTCTgatcatttaaataaaacaGCGGCACCAAACctccccccagacacacacacacacacacacacacacactcacctgacaATAGCCTCCTGCAGAGTCTGTGTTTGAGAGAAGTGGGAGTGGAGCAGGCCAGTGGCCCTCACAAAGGAGCGGTCCTGAGGTGCAACTGACCGGCCAGACAGGTtggctgcagacacacagaaaacacgTAGCGGGTGAATTGGTGCAATTGCAAATGGAAGAAAACAAGCaactacacatgcatgcacgcacacacacacacacacacacacttactcttggTCATTCTCATCTGGAATATATGTGTACATGATCGTGAATGTGTTCTGGTTGCAGTtgtgcctgtttgtttgtgtgtgtgtgtgtgtgtgtgtgtgtttgtgtgtgagagagagagagagagagtcaggctGAAGGAAATAATTGTACATTGAGCGTTCATGTTAGTCACAGCATAAACAATTCGTGcaggtttgcgtgtgtgtttgtgcccgaGTTCATTTAAGTTCAATTTGCATTTGAGCGCATCTTGGGAGTTGGGGAGTGTGAGAGAttatgtctttgtctgtgtgaaaaGTCTCTTACTAGTGAGTGTGTTCTGGATGCAGTCGTAATGAGCGAAAGTATAAGGCCCAAGGGGCCCCTGGCCCCCAGCTGTACTGGTCCTCAGATGAGCCTCCAGTCCATTCAGAGACGCCAGGCTGCTGTGGTACTGCACGAAGAACACAACCAGACACATCTCATGAATGCAACACAACAAACTCTTCAGGATGGTCTGTGCACAGCTGCACATAGTCTTGAGTACAGTTTAACAGAGTCAAGAATAAAGTTAACAACATACGTACAGTTTCATCAGTCCCTAACCTGAAATACATCTGACAGACTAGTCCCAGAGAACGGACACAGTCATTATATAGTTTGATGCAGTTCTGGACTAATCAATTATTCaaagtgtgtgaatgagtataAAAAATGCTGTGTATGTTTCAAATAGTTTCAGATAATAGAGCGTCTGTGTAATGCTGTGCATGTTTCAAATAGTTTCAGATAGAGCAGCtatgtgcacgcgcacacacacacacacacacacacacacacacacacacacacacacacttaccacttCCTCCACAGCAGCCTGGTCACTGAGGAAGTGAGGCTCCACCAGCAGGGCAAGAACCAGCGCTCTCACCCTATGCTGGTACAGGACCATGGGCAGTAGCACCTCCGACTCCGACTCCGACGACTCCGACAGCTCTCCCACCCCACCGTCCCCTCTGCCCTGCATCccattctctttcttctctccgtCCCTCACACCTTCCCCACTGTTCAGTTCAATCTGTCTTCCACCGCTCTTCATTTTTGCCTTTCTGTGCTCCACATCGCTCTCCCGGTCGTCTTGTGTCATGTTCagcttcttcatcttcttctctaGCATGGCGTCTGGGGAGTCCAATCTGATTGGCGACTCAGACCCGTTCAACAGCAGCTTATGATGGCTTGTGTCTGACCGCTCGTCCTCGCAGGAGTTCTGGTTTGAGTGGCAGCTGGAGGCTGGCTCCTTGTGATGGCCGTTTCCGGGGTGGCGTCCGTTTCCATTGTGCAAGATCAAGTCGGTCCCCATCTCCACCTTTCTGGCACAGCCATTAGCCGTCTTACTTTTCACCCCTTCCTCCTTCAGTTCACACGGCACGGCGATCATCCCATTGGACGGAGCGTGGTCATGTGACTTGGCGTTGGCAGGGCCGGTGCTCTCCGGCTGGTGAACGGGGCTGAACTGAGGGGTGGCGgcgtgagaggtggagggagaggggacaaAGCAGGACtcgtcagagagagaggagcgagatgATGAAGGGGTCGGGGCAGGGTCCTGACTGGCAGCATCCGGTTCAGCGGGGGGCGTGTCGGAGAGAGTGCGTGACAGAAGGCGAGACTTTCTTGGTCGAGGTGGGGGCTGGGGAGTACAGTGAgacctgagagagaaagacagacattacattacattacattacattacatttaatttggctgacgctttttaaccaaagcgacttacaacatgagaCAAAACATAATATAGACAAAACATAATTTTGAGACAAACGGTGTATGACATTCCTTTTTCAGCATTAAATATATAACCCTGTGAATGGATTTGTGTTAATGTTTATACTTCAAGACTCCAGATAAGATAATTAGAGAtaggtacagtacaggccaaaagtttggacacaccttctcattcggacaccccttctttattttcatactatatgactatacaaattgtagattcataccgaaggtattagaattatgaattaacacatgtggaattatatacttaacagaaaagtgtgaaacaactgaaaatatgtcttatattttaggttcttcaaagtagccaccttttgcttttaatactgcttcgcacactcttagcattctcttgatgagcttcaagagtcacctgaaatggtcttccaacagtcttgaaggagttcccagagattcttagcacttgttggcccttttgccttcactctgcagtccacacggtggttggaaccaaaggtctccgattttgactcatcagactaaagcacagatttccactggtctaatgtccattccttgcattctttagcccaaacaagtctcttctgcttgttgcctgtccttagcagtggtttccttgcagctattctaccatgaaggcctgattcaggcagtctcatcttaacagttgttctagagatgtgtctgctgctagaactgtgtggcattgacctggtctctaatctgagctgctgttaacgcgtgatttctgaggctggtgactcggatgaacttatcctccgcagcagaggtgactcttggtcttcctttcctgggacggccagtttctttgtagcgcttgatggtttttgcgactgcacttggggacactttcaaagttttcccaatgttttggactgactggccttcatttcttaaagtaatgatgcccactcgtttttctttacttagctgctttttttcttgccataatacaaattctaacagtctattcagtaggactatcagctgtgtatcacccctgacttctgcacaacacaactgattcccaaccccatttataaggcaataaatcacacttattaaacctgacagggcacacatgtgaagtgaaaaccatttcaggtgactacctcttgaagctcatccagagaatgcagagtgtgtgcaaagcagtaatcagagcaaaggtggctactttgaagaaactagaatatagggcatattttcagttgttttacactttcttgttttccacatgtgttaactcatagtttgatgccttcagtgtgagtctacaatgtcaatagtcatgaaaataaaggaaactcattgaatgagaa contains:
- the hps4 gene encoding Hermansky-Pudlak syndrome 4 protein translates to MADSPCPTDSRCNYFLLYDGSKVQEEGDPTRAGICFFYPEETPLDQQELLCGQLAGVCRCVSELSLSPVRMLRLRRSKFAVRMKQHFLWALSCPVDIPDVSVCELLDQLISLFCFYNGPVRESYQRHSRADLAVRWARYLTHLQGGSSELHHIFSCLRTIDSTHIDPLLLLKAALILQACQRCPLVLAGCILYRGRVVSTQMPPDLTVKVMVHETESYNQDHRPVANGISCASGTPSPCTGTTTVFLTPAELQALRSPPVDRSCRSHCTPQPPPRPRKSRLLSRTLSDTPPAEPDAASQDPAPTPSSSRSSLSDESCFVPSPSTSHAATPQFSPVHQPESTGPANAKSHDHAPSNGMIAVPCELKEEGVKSKTANGCARKVEMGTDLILHNGNGRHPGNGHHKEPASSCHSNQNSCEDERSDTSHHKLLLNGSESPIRLDSPDAMLEKKMKKLNMTQDDRESDVEHRKAKMKSGGRQIELNSGEGVRDGEKKENGMQGRGDGGVGELSESSESESEVLLPMVLYQHRVRALVLALLVEPHFLSDQAAVEEVYHSSLASLNGLEAHLRTSTAGGQGPLGPYTFAHYDCIQNTLTTNLSGRSVAPQDRSFVRATGLLHSHFSQTQTLQEAIVRSAGAAVYGTRSTAQETYFLQHASSVRNSGIPNHQDSAFSLPSKARHRLLKHGVNLL